The genomic DNA cacagcaaaagaaaccatcaacaaaacaacaagaaagcccactgcatgggagaacatattttccaatgttatcactgataagggtttaatctccaacatttacagggaactcatacaacttatcacaaggaagataaacaatccaatcaaaaaaattggcaaaggacctacatagacacctttcaaaagaggacattcagaaagccaagagacatatgaaaacatgctcaaagtcactaatcatccaagagatgcaaatcaaaacaacaatgaggtaccatctcacacctgttagaatggctatcataaacaaatccacaaacgacaagtgctggagaggatgtggagaaaaaggaacccttctgcactgctggtgggaatgcagactggtgcagccactatcgaagacagtatggagtttcctcaaaaaactaaaaatggaactcccatttgaccccatgatcccacttctaggaatatatcccaacaaaacagaaacaccaatcagaaaggatatatgcacccctgtgttcatagcagcacaattcaccatagctaagatctggaaacagcctaagcgcccatcagtagatgaatggattagaaaactgtggtacatctacacgatggaatactatgctgctgtaaaaaagaaggaattcttaccatttgcaacagcatggatggaactggagagcattatgctaagagagataagccagtcaatgaaggaaaaataccacatgatctcactcatttctggataataaataccattattaacttatgaacaaaaatatatagagagacaGAGCTGTCTCGAACatactgtcaaactacagcaggaaggctgggagggTTGGAGAGCTGGAGGGGGGTGGTAAGaggtcaaccgaaggacttgtatgcatgcatataagcatatccaatggacataagacactgtggggtaggggaggccaggagattgtCAAGGGAGGgcggaaaaaaggagacatatgtaatactcattgcaatactttaagcaataaataatgataaaaaaaaaaagaaagaaaacagggctTTGACTCAAGCGCTCTGCATGACTGAAGAGGACTATGCTGGCCACAAACAGAAGGATGAGCCTAAAATCCACAATGCTGTTAGTTGAGTTACGTGTACTGTATGCCTTCTGGCCGGTTTCACAAAGAAGCACACGGTCTCCCCGTGTGGACAGATGTTCGTGGCTATTTCATGAAACTCACTCGGGGTCCAGAATGTGTGGATCGCACACTTCATAACAGAAAGAATGGTTTCTGGGTCCTGGCAAATGTGTCTTTCTGTGATATACGCAATACGGGGCAGATCTGCACTGGTGATCTTTACCTGCACAGTTGACCATATGTATTTCCACTCAATTTGGGGGTTTTGATGGTAACAGTAACAGTCTGACTCAGAAGTTTtaatttgccggggtccagccccagcaggtccaggggtcccgaaaggtgtggacggagtcggcgaagaaggaatgacacggagacagtgttcagttgatcagcagcctagccagaatctccagccaagttctggtctcgatctccagagaggttctgctcaggttctccagtcaggttcagtcaccaggttctagtcaggttctcttgccatattctatagtcaggttcagtccaggatctattgccatgttctctccagcgaagttcttctgtctccaggctccctgtaggttctgtcttctgaattctgtctcatgagttctgtctctctctgtctggttgcatctgtatttataccagttgattcaatcctatcaatctctattacaaaggttagggtgtttcttatctcaattccagggagtaaagattatgtagcttaagcatgattgttcatagttaaagtgattaattacccgcctggcacttagttgaggggttttattccctccctaacttcaggggaaaatccctacctggggattcaacctttctcggagaggtgaccttggttaaaacacagcgccaagaaggtgagcaaacatatttagaaccgtatgccatatatgccaggtcccttgaaacagcaaggatggaccggctcccggcattaatTAAATCCATTTCCTTCAAAGCCTTGCACCTTGGAACTGCCAGTGATGCCCCAAGCGCCACCTGATGGCCACctgttgagggatgtttaatgaaccgaaGATGCAGAGGTAAGAGGAGCACACAGGCgattgatgccggacagagggctacagctcactCAGGCATGTAGCAACTCTGTACGCTcaaccattgcttttattggggtttggcACGAGGttagtgcatcagcagttaatcaacaaAATTTTGTTTTGGTCTATATTACAATAGCGCATTGAAGACAACTTGCAGCTGTGCACTCCCTTTCTGCTCTACCAGGACTAAACTATTTAATCTtatcctttctcagggaggtaaatgttccgggaactcaagattgtgtgcaatcttgACCCAGCATGGCTCGTTTGCAAGTCACATGgtgaacattcacttcttcttggcaggacttcagatccttgtttacaaatgtccagctacaaatccccctttttttcttgcttaatttGATGGAGCATCAGCGATAACACAGCTGCTTTTCTTTAGTTAATTGCTTGGTTTTCCTGAGTGTTCAGTAGACTagatataaaatgatacagagagaTTATTAATAATAgcattccagcagaagctcctaaagcGGCTTGTAAATGGAGTATAGGATTTAATTTTTGCAATCCCTCAACCatattttttaacacattttgcccagttaatctATACTATTCCTTCTGAAATGTTTCTTGTATATGAGATTATAAATCTAGAATTTCTTCTATTAGATTCTTacgattgaacaaatgttttttaaccttttcccatggaaacaaactttcattatAAGGGGTAATGCAAAATGATGAATAATTCCAGTCacatttcatatgcatttgtctttgcagacttacaatttgatctatCATTAATACAGCTTGTCGCAGATCAGCAATTTCTGCATGTATTTCGGTATCGATTTGTCTTTGGACGGACCATAATTGTTCTGACTCCTTATGCCAATCAGCTACAAAATTAGTAGTCTGAACAGATTATTGCAATGCTACTCCTGCAACAGCTGCAGTGGCTGTAACTGCTATAAGTCCCAAAATTACTGTAATTAACATTCCAATAAacctttttcctcttttaagcAAATCTTCTGCAATATACTGTAACATAACAGTAGCTGGAGAATCCTGCCATCTATGATGCATTTGTACTGGCAGCCATACTCCAGGTCtatctttcaaaatataaatgcttTCAGATGATTGGTTAAATGCAATAGAATAATTTAGACAAGTATAGAAAGAACAATTAGTACAGGAAATTTCCCCCAAGTTAGCATTCCACTTAACATCTcctttcattaataaaaatggtaatcgaacacaggcttatacaaaggcagttttgttaacataaaattgtaaggtgtaattcccagagttatttttatagaagcCAGTCTATGCTTTCAAAGAGTGTAAGACAGATCCCAATTTCCATAAGTCAGGTtgaacaggatgtccttcttgatgaggtgttgggGATGCAAATTCTCCACCATGTCACATGATGCTTGCATTCGCTTGTGTGGACatggacttgttctctcctctacaccatcatagatcagctccattggctttggaacaggcagaacctgaagggctctaATCAATGACacttccataggaagtattagataaaaccaGAACCGTCTCTCCTAGACAGGATTCCCAATGGACCCAATTGGACAAGTGCGTAAACATAGGAACATGACATGGTGGAAGCAATGGAAGTGTACTAttgttatcccaactaacatttttaaatccaTGGGCACTCAGAAGAAACAAACACCTGTTTTTTGTTGCAGTAGTAGTGTTTTCCAAAATGCTCAGCCAGacttgtgcctgtattgttaaacaatggtctccttgacctaagcatattgGCACTCCCTGCATTCCAGTGGTAtaattttctatgactctaccttcctcttctggttttaatggacctcgatcatcataaaATCTGGGTAaccaatttgagtcattaacataaatttgaacctttgaatccaaccaagaaacacctctattaaGTAGGGGATTAGGAAAGTAAGCCCAGTatgtatgattctcagcatttacctgagtcgttattagtgcaagcatagcaaggaacaaagtagATGGTTGTCATTTCTTTACCATGACGCCGAACCAGTTGTTCTgcctcttgggtaagcttcttcacctgaccccaggttggtacagatgaatgttgcgtTGACTGTAGAGCTTTGTGTCAACGtcatctctgagaaatccttggtcaggtcacttaagtagaacttccttttggttcccatgtctcagCTTAAGACGCCTCTCGGGAacccagaactttttttttacctgtggaaatataagcataacctcgCCCCCATCATAGGacccatgcaggatcccacggctgagaggactcattatgataaaacacaggttgattcaATTCTTGTGAAACCTCCTTTACCCAATGTCACTGAGCAGCAGTGCTGTCAGTCTcgtcttgatttaaaaaatttaaagtaaatagagcattTAGTAttcttcatttaggggattctccccctttttgtttttttagcatttcctttaaggtgcgattttgtctttcaataatagcttGTCCTGTACTGTTAccagggatgccagtgatgtgagtgatatgatgaaattgaaagaatgtttgacattttgtagatagatatgcagaaccattatcagtcttaatatttttttacagTGAATTatgcatattgagaatcagtgacaatatttacagcttaaGGAAAATGTTGCAGtaataaaacaatggcaaatagttctgcccattgtactgaagtgtatggagatTGAATTACCTTTGTTAGCTGTTCGGAATGAAAACCAGCTATTCCTAGCTTGTTAGCATCTGTataaacagtagggccttgaaCTGGTTCATTAGCTATAATACGAGGCAATATCTATTGAGTTTTCTTAAGAAATTGTAGCCTTTTATctgtaggataatgattatgtattttccctaaaaaatgagcacaagcagtttgccAATCATCACATATTCGAAATAATTCTTGAATTTCcttgacagtaaaaggtactataatttcttctggatctaaacTACATAATTGTCTTCATCTTAATCTTCCCttataaataatttggcaaaCTTTTTTAATATAAGTCTGtaattttttctgtgatttatgaggcaagaaaatctattcaacaACATTACtgtcttgaacaagtaaccctgtaggagaatgttcagtgtggaaaactaataatttaaaattgtccaTGGAAAGAATTCTGTCTAATTGTGCTTGTTATACacgctgttctatccaagttaaattctttttctgcagcaGGTGTTAAAACACGGGGACTATCTAATTCAGATGGCCCCTCTAGGATTTGAAATAagttagtcaattgataagtaggtataccaaggctgggtctcaaccaattaatgtctcctaatgaCTTTTGAAAATTGTTCAGAgtctttaaactgtctcttctaatttgaaccttctgtggaattatggagacatctgttaatttttgcccAAGATATTTCCATGGCTCCTGCCATTGTAcgttttctggggctacttctaatccaTAGTCTTGGAgtttttcaaggaggtattggtaaatctcctgtaattgtgattgaatttcagaaactaCTAAAATATCATCCATAAATTAGAGCATTAGGAAATCTTTTTCTGACTATTTCTAAAGGTTGATGCAAatatgcctgacacatagtgggACTGTTTAACATTCCTTGTGGTAATATTTTCTATTGATACCATTGAGtgggttgagcctgatttaaagccaggacagtaaatgcaaatttctcacAGTCTTGAGGTTGCaaaggaatagtgaagaaacaatctttTAAATCAATTATAACAATGGACCAATGTTTAGGAATTAGCGAGGAGTTAGGAATCCCAAGCTGTAAGGGTCCCATTGGTTGTATAACTTCATTAATTTTCCATAGATCAGTTAACATTCTCCACTTGCCAGATTTTTTCTTAATAACAAACACAGGTGAATTCCAGGGACTAGAGGAATATTCAATATGACCCTGGTCTAATTGTTCTTTAATTAGTTGATGTAGCGCTTCTAATTTTTCTTtaggaagggttaaagagaacaaaatgggACAGAGAAAAACTTATTGTGCTTAGTAGCAGCTTTCAGCCTTGAGTCGAGCATAGTTCAGATAAGTACAAAAACTCTCTCTCCTTGCTCTCCCTGATGACAGCTCCGCTCcttttctgcattaaccatttGGATATTGGGGATATTGTTGCAGATCCGGTGGCATCTGCTGCTGCTGTAtcggaaatgcaaggaaatccTCATTTCTTCTCCATGTGGGAGAAGCAATCTCATCCCCAGGTTCTAAatctaataatattttgtttatatcaGTAGGCAAGGGCATCTGGAATTGCCAATGTGCAACTGTGGAATAATTTGGTGGGTCTGAAGGAGGAGCCGTGGGAGTTACTCCGGGCTCCTCCGACAGTGgctgttgaactggaaaagcatttttgattaattcCTGTAACTTATTAGTGGGTTTAACATGAGACGGTGGGATACCATATATTAAAGCCTTCATATGAATTagcaaatcttttaataactcttgttcgtcatcccttgttttgcttttcttttttaataatctcTTCCATTCGCTACCACTAGAATCAGTGCTACTAGTTTCACTTGCTGATGAAACCTAGATACCCTCTTTATCAGTCCTtctatatcttcatatccctCCAACTTCTGTTCAAAATCTTTCCCATTTTGTTCCATattattttcatgaggcaaaCAAGGTAATGCTCtattaggcatgtctttatcagtttcacaaGCAGAGTGAGAACAAGAGCTAGTAACTTTAACTGGAGCAGCCTCATAATCTGATTCTGACTGCAAAGGTTTAAGAGCCATAGTAATAAAAGTACACAAGGACCAAACTTCATGTCCTATAGGATCTCCATTCTGATGAGCATGCCGTAGTGCATGAACAAcctgtttccaaacctttagaTTTAACTGATTTCTGCCTATCGGCTCAAACCAATATCAATGCCTTCttatttctctagctaatttcctaaaagtgtcttgagacaCACTAAACCCAGTGCTTTTAAGCACTGAATGCAGCAGAGTCATATATTGACTCTCTGCTATCGGGGAGTTCCCCATTGTTCTGCCTGGCTTGCCGAAAGTTTTGGTAAACTGTTGCAGACTTTTCCCCTTTTGGTCCTTTGTGTTCCCCGCACTTACTTTAAGGTCCCACGTTCTGGGCGCCAAgtgttgagggatgtttaatgaaccgaaGATGCAGAGGTAAGAGGAGCACACAGGCGATTGATTgccagacagagggctacagctcactCAGGCATGTAACAACTCTGCACCCTcaaccattgcttttattggggtttggcACGAGGttagtgcatcagcagttaatcaacaaAATTTTGTTTTGGTCTATATTACAATAGTGCATTGAAGACAACTTGCAGCTGTGCACTCCCTTTCTGCTCTACCCACAACTATTTAATCTtatcctttctcagggaggtaaacTTTCcaggaactcaagattgtgtgcaatcttgACCCAGCGTGACTCACTTGCAAGTCACATGgtgaacattcacttcttcttggcaggacttcagatccttgtttacaaatgtccagctacagcAACCCTCGGGGGCAAGGCCGGCCAGCATGTGGGAACAGCGGACCTCTCCACCCGGGGAATGGGTGGCGCTGAGGGGTGGGGTTGGCTGTAGGCAGCttgggaagatggccctgatagcaggccaggcctagggaccatacctgtgcacaaatttcatgtgctgggcttctagtcaataataactttaaatctAAATGGCTttaatgctccaataaaaagacataggggagctgaaaggataagaaaacatgacccatatatatactgtccacaagaaacccacctcagaacaaaggactcacacagactgaaagtgaaaggatggaaaaaattcTTCAAGCAaacggaaatgaaaaaaagctggggatAGCAATACTTCTATCTGACAAAATAgtcctcaaagtgaaggccataataagagataatgaTGGCCACTTCAAATACTAaaaggatcaatacaacaagaggatataactctggtaaacatatatgctccccatgcaggagcacccaaatacataaaaataactcctggaaaatatcaagggagagagcaacaacaatacaatcatagtaggggaatgTAATACCCCATTGATATCACTGGACAAAAGTTCTagacaaaaatcaacaaggaaacagcaatcctaaatgactcactagatcagatggagctaactgacatcttcagaatatttcaccccaaagctacagaatatacattcttctcaagtgcacatgggacatttttaaagatagacccCATGTTAGGGAACGGgttaagtctctacaaattcaagaagattgaaatcatatcaaacatcttctcagatcacaatagcataaaattagaaatcaagtacaataaaaacactcaaaaacaagcaaacactaCTTTGGAAACTTTTGTCCACAAAAATTGAACATGGGCAAAGCCCATGTCCTGGAAATTTTGACCCTAAACATTTATCTAATGGTACTtcatagatatacacacacaatttTGTGTACAAGAAGGTTAATTGCAGTGCTATTTATAGTAGTCAAATACTGGAAGCAACCCAAAAGTCTGTCACCAGTAGAATGGGCAAATAAATTGTGGTGTactcatacaatgaaatactatacagCAATGACAGTGAACATACCTGCTACATGCAATGACATAAGCATACCTCACAAACACAATGTTGAGCAAAAGAAAACAGATACAAAACAGTATAGTTTTTATAACTCCAGTTATATTGTCCAACTGCAGAGAAAATTCATTAATAGGATAAAACCAGGATCATGGTTATCTTTGGGACAAAGGTATATAATGAGTAGGAGTGGGCATGAAGGAGATGCTGAAATGTAATATGTCTTGATCTAGGATTCTGGTAATACCCTATTTCTTCATTCAAAGATGCTTTCATTTCATGAAAATTCATGGAGCTATACActtatgattatgtgattttccatataaataaaaatgttattttttaaaatgttgatttttccATGAGACTTTTTTTAGCCACTTCATCTAAAGTTACAACCTCcctccttactctctctctcccttccctgctaGGTTGTTTATTTTAACATACCACCTTCACATATATTCGGTTTCCTCCAGTAGGAGACTCAGACAAAGGTTTCAGTGTGAGCATTTTTTCCGGGAGCTGATACAAAGAAACCTAGATAGAAGGGTGTAAAAGTGGAACAGGGGACTGAAAGGAGCAACCAGAGATAGGAAATTAAGGAAATGTTATATCATAGAAATAGAGAGGAAAAGATTAATTCCCAGGTATAGTATTGCACAAGTCAAAATCTAACTTTCAAACAGATCTGTGGACCCAGAGGATTGGGAAAATCAACTATGCCAGTCAAGATTGCTGATAAGAGTAAAGGAGGTGGAAAAGAAGCAATAGAAGGAAAATAGCAACTGAAAAGACAGAAACAACATGttataatcttatctaataaaagagaaacatgcaattgaccatacctcccCTACACTcgcaagccatgcccacaagccacacccaccagcccatcaggagcaagtatgaaaataaacccaaccaagatagtGGCAGTcccagagctggagcaaacaggaggcttaggttgcccctggcgatggagaaagctaagcttcccacctgccctggccagctgtgggctctgctcaggctacaaagtttcaattatagaagataaataaatcccagatacctgcttccagccagcctccactgggagcttgggtggctgggggccatggcaaacctgcaaacagccatcagcccctcacccaggctggccaggcacccccccccaccctgaagggggtgtggccagcctgaacccggccctcagcccctcacccaggctggccaggcacaccagcagggacccccaccctgaagggagtgtgaccagcttgaaaacagccctcagctcctcacccaggctggccacgccccctcagtggggaccctcaccccatgggggcatagccagcctgcaaaccaccacaggccccacgccccaagggaacccccatcctgatccgggatacccttcagagcaaaccagctgccccccacccgtgcaccaggcctctatctatactaatgaaagggtcatatgctaattagactgggagaccttcctggAGACCTTCCGGaagttcttctggacaaagccatggtggcaaggCTGAGGTAGAAGTGGTCACAAGCCAAGATGGaatggcagttgtgggtgaccaggctggtggggggcagagccactGGAGGTAAGCAGACcaacaggggggccagttgggggaaagcaggccatcagtggaggTCAGTTgaaggtgatcaggacagcgcaGGGGGACAGTTTGGAGTgagtaggccagcaggggggcagttgggggcaagcagaccagtggggagggaggttggggtgagcaggacagcagggggggcagttgagggtgatcagtctggcaggggggtggcatttgggggccagcaggcctgtagcagggggcagttgggggcgagcaggccggcaggcagagtggttaggggcaatcagtcaggcaggcaagcaggtgagtggttaggagccagcattcccggattgtgagagggatgtccgactgctggtttaggcccgatccctgtaaactggcagtaggacatccttcgcgcggtcccagattggagagggtgcaggccgggctgaggaacacccccttgcctgtgcacgaatttcatgcaccaggccactagtgtgttAAATAAAGATATTATGAAACCAACTCAGTTGTTTATGCTTGATCATTTGGTAAATTGGATTAAAGCCTAAAATGTTTTTCATCTTAGAAATCTTAGAACTATGATTGGTTCTCAGGGGCTTTATTGGTCCCTGTCCCTTGACTTTTAGGCAAGTTTATTGTATCTATTTTTAGATGTGCTAATGAGGTTCATAGATACTTCGTTAGATATGAAAAATACCCCCATCTAAACATCTCCACTGTGCTTTTTCCTACCCTTTTACCCTTCctatgaaaaaaagagaatattgtTTACTAATAATTGATTTGAGATTCTATGCTAACTTGCTTATTAAATTTcatatctctttctttttatgtaaatGCTAATTCTAGATTtagtattttgaataaaaatagtcATATGTGGCAAGGGTTATAAATGGATTTCCAGCTACTAGTATATCAATTCTAGGCTACATTAGGGATTAAGTGTTGTTGTAGAATGTAGCctttgaggtttttgtttgttttttaaaaatcaaaagaaacctCTTTCAAAGTTAAATAATAAGTAGGGTCCAATATATAAAACAGTATTCCAATAtagtaaaatgatatttaattaatataaatgtattttataacatTGAATTTACAGAGTGTAtttttgcattatatatatatattgatttcagagaaaaagggagagggagagaaagatagatacattaatgatgatagagaatcatcaatggctgcctcctgcatgccccctattggggatggagtctgcaacccaagcatgtgccctgacttggaatggaactgtgaccttctggttcataggtcaacactcaaccattgagccacaccaaccaaactgcattgtatttttttaaagtcacttatAAAGTTGTTTCAATAAACACAAttcagccctggcaggtttggctcagtggatagagcatgggcccatggactgaagggtctcaggtttgattctggtctaagggcatgtgccttggttgcaggctcaatccctggccccatttggggtgcatgtgggaggcaaccaattgatgtgtctctctcacattgatgtttctctccctctccccctccagacCTTTggactttctctaaaaaatcaatgaaaaaatatccttgggagaggattaacaaatataaaagaacataaaaactaaataaacacAATTCAAAATTGAGATTATGTCAGCAAATTGAAGATGAGTCTGCAACTAA from Myotis daubentonii chromosome 2, mMyoDau2.1, whole genome shotgun sequence includes the following:
- the LOC132225890 gene encoding LOW QUALITY PROTEIN: nuclear envelope integral membrane protein 2-like (The sequence of the model RefSeq protein was modified relative to this genomic sequence to represent the inferred CDS: deleted 2 bases in 1 codon; substituted 1 base at 1 genomic stop codon) — its product is MLTLKPLSESPTGGNRIYVKVSESDYEAAPVKVTSSCSHSACETDKDMPNRALPCLPHENNMEQNGKDFEQKLEGYEDIEGLIKRPLSEEPGVTPTAPPSDPPNYSTVAHWQFQMPLPTDINKILLDLEPGDEIASPTWRRNEDFLAFPIQQQQMPPDLQQYPQYPNGGHQVALGASLAVPRCKALKEMDLIKTSESDCYCYHQNPQIEWKYIWSTVQVKITSADLPRIAYITERHICQDPETILSVMKCAIHTFWTPSEFHEIATNICPHGETVCFFVKPARRHTVHVTQLSIVDFRLILLFVASIVLFSHAERLSQSPVFYYCLGTALGDLTTPVFLLLLARRCIPKYSTFGVVMVSCWFASVCVVCQWMENLLWLWCEHRMYVVGYLLTVGSLSFAACYRHGPLAKERSQRLLAWTLLADFVLGGSHLXPEEMSLHQEQYSLGGGAFLEEQLFNLGTRMCAVAEVMVAEDPSAWERTLPHRQSVVYPAMPTSWACHRHFHSEQED